The following are from one region of the Microbacterium sp. cx-55 genome:
- a CDS encoding ABC transporter ATP-binding protein — MSEFLRLEGLRKYFASSGVLAVADVSLSVNAGEVVALVGENGTGKTTLMNLLFGAFPLDAGRILIDGEEVQIRGAQDAISRGIGMVQQHFALVPSFTVAQNVLLGRELTKGGRVDDKAAEESVRELGRRLGFPIEPTDVVATLPIGLQQRVEILKALAGDTRLLILDEPTAVLTPAEAQELIVAVRHLARSGTAVVFISHKLPEVMAVADRVVVMRRGHVVGDMAVADATPAKIARLMVGREVLLRAEIAEVVAGDAVLVADSLVAHQVSAGDSGLAGVSLDVREREIVGIAGVSGNGQGNLVDAIAGLRKVDSGAVTIAGKTVTNRGPRFARAAGLAHIAEDRMHVGLNREATLSENAVSVAYRSERFSRFGFLRGRAIYEFAREVIEDYIVRGGAPRRVIGSLSGGNLQKIVIGRELDGNPALIIANQPTRGLDVGSIEFVHQALLDARRRGAGVLLVSAELDEIMTLADRIFVIYDGAITGPFARGELSNVEIGALMAGQSTGDAHDGGDLLDATEAVAP; from the coding sequence ATGAGTGAGTTCCTGAGACTCGAAGGATTGCGGAAGTACTTCGCATCGTCGGGGGTGCTGGCCGTCGCCGACGTCTCGCTGTCCGTCAACGCGGGCGAGGTCGTCGCGCTCGTCGGTGAGAACGGTACGGGCAAGACAACGCTCATGAACCTGCTCTTCGGAGCCTTCCCTCTGGATGCGGGCCGCATCCTCATCGACGGCGAGGAGGTGCAGATCCGCGGCGCGCAGGATGCGATCTCGCGCGGAATCGGCATGGTGCAGCAGCACTTCGCCCTCGTGCCGAGCTTCACCGTCGCCCAGAACGTGCTCCTCGGCCGGGAGCTCACGAAAGGCGGCCGCGTCGATGACAAGGCCGCCGAAGAGTCGGTGCGCGAACTCGGGCGGCGTCTCGGCTTCCCGATCGAACCGACCGACGTGGTCGCGACACTTCCGATCGGTCTGCAGCAGCGCGTCGAGATCCTGAAGGCTCTCGCGGGCGACACTCGTCTGCTGATCCTGGACGAACCGACCGCGGTACTCACTCCGGCAGAGGCGCAGGAGCTCATCGTCGCCGTCCGCCACCTCGCCCGCTCCGGCACCGCGGTCGTCTTCATCAGCCACAAGCTCCCCGAGGTCATGGCCGTCGCCGACCGGGTCGTCGTCATGCGCCGCGGTCACGTCGTCGGCGACATGGCCGTCGCCGATGCCACGCCCGCCAAGATCGCGCGGCTCATGGTGGGCCGCGAGGTTCTCCTGCGTGCCGAGATCGCCGAGGTGGTGGCCGGTGACGCCGTGCTGGTCGCCGACAGCCTCGTCGCCCACCAGGTGAGCGCCGGCGACTCCGGTCTCGCCGGGGTGAGTCTGGACGTACGCGAACGGGAGATCGTCGGCATCGCCGGCGTGAGCGGCAACGGGCAGGGAAACCTCGTCGACGCGATCGCCGGCCTTCGGAAGGTCGATTCCGGTGCCGTCACGATCGCCGGCAAAACGGTGACAAACCGCGGGCCGAGGTTCGCGCGCGCCGCGGGCCTCGCCCACATCGCCGAGGACCGCATGCACGTCGGACTCAACCGCGAGGCGACGCTGTCGGAGAACGCTGTCTCGGTGGCCTACCGCTCGGAACGCTTCTCGCGCTTCGGGTTTCTCCGCGGCCGGGCGATCTACGAGTTCGCCCGCGAGGTCATCGAGGACTACATCGTGCGAGGCGGCGCGCCACGGCGGGTGATCGGCAGCCTCTCCGGCGGCAATCTGCAGAAGATCGTGATCGGCCGCGAGCTCGACGGGAACCCGGCACTGATCATCGCGAATCAACCGACCCGCGGCTTGGACGTCGGAAGTATCGAGTTCGTGCACCAGGCGTTGCTGGATGCGCGACGGCGCGGCGCCGGAGTGCTGCTCGTGTCGGCCGAGCTCGACGAGATCATGACGCTCGCCGACCGGATCTTCGTCATCTACGACGGGGCGATCACCGGACCGTTCGCTCGCGGCGAGCTCAGCAACGTCGAGATCGGCGCGCTCATGGCCGGCCAGAGCACGGGAGACGCCCACGACGGCGGCGACCTGCTCGACGCCACCGAGGCGGTCGCCCCGTGA